The window AGCCGCAGGCTCTCCCGGGCGAGGTCGAGGGCACGGGCGCAGTGCCCGGTGCGCAGCTCGGTCTCGGCGAGACCGCGCAGGAAGTGCACCTCGCTCTCGACCGCCCCGTGCCGTCGCACCTCGCGCAGCAACGCGGTCACGGTGGCGCGCGCCTCGGGCAGCTGGTCGCTCATCACCAGCCAGCGGAACCGGGCGTACCCGGCGCCGTTGTGATGGCATGCCACCCGCGGGTCCTGGGGTTCCCTCAGCGCGCGTTTGATGGTCGCGGGCGCGTCCGGGTGGCCCATCAGGGTCTCGATCTGCGCCCGGAAGGCGAGCGCCATCAACTCGGTGTACCGGTCGCCGCCGCGCGCGGCCAGCTCCGCGGAGTACGCCGCCTCCTCCCGGGCCGGGTCGAAGTCCCCGTCCACCAGCAGCGCCCGCCAGGCCAGCTGGTAGTGGATCAGGGCGAGCAGCCTCGGGTCGTCGCCCGCGTCGGCCAGCGCCTGCGGGAAGACCGCGTCGACCTCGGTCATGGCGTGCCCCGCGGTCTCGATGACCACAATCCAGGCCCGCACCCGCTGCACAGGCACCGTCGACCCGGAGAGCACCTCGCGCGCAATGTCCCGGGCGAGATCCAACTCACCGGCAGTGATGGCGTCCTCGGCGGCCTGAAGGAGCAGGTCCTGGGGGCCGGGGGGTGTCCGGTCGGCGGGGGTGGTGTCGTGGGCTTGGGTCCGGGGGTCCCCCGAGGCTGCGGTGGTGCCCTGGGCGTGGGTTCGCGGGTCCCCCGAGGGCGCGCCGGTGTCGTGGGCCTGGGCACGTGCTTCGCCTGAGGCTGCGGTGGTGCCCTGGGCGTGGGTTCGCGGGTCCCCCGAGGGCGCGCCGGTGTCGTGGGCCTGGGCACGTGCTTCGCCCGAGGCTGCGGTGGTGTCGTAAGCCTGGGCGCGGGGTTCGCCCGAGGGCGCGCCCGTGTCGTGGGCCTGAGTCCGCGGCTCCCCCGAGGGCGCACCGGTGTCGGGGGCGTAGGCCCCTAGCTGCCCCCAGGGCGCGCCGGTGTCGTGGGCCGGCGTCCGCTGCTCCGCCGAAGCCGCGCCCCCCGCGGCGGCGTCGCCGGATTGCCGCACCCGCCTCGGCCCGAGCTCCGCCGGTGTGTGGCGGGCGGCCAGTCTGCCGAGGGAGGCTGCCACCGAGGGGGCCCCGCGGTCCCGGGCCAGGGCCGCGGCCTCGGCCAGCGCGGCGGCCACCTCCGGATCGGTGCCGGTGGTCGCCAGCGCCAGATGCCGGGCCCGTTCGATGGGGTCCGAGGCCGCCGTGGACAGCGCGGCATGCGCGGCGCGCCGCTCCTGCGCGGGCGCCTCCGCGTACAGCGCGGCCGAGATCAGCGGATGCGCGAAGCGTACGGCGGGACCCTCCGACTCCGTGGCGAGCAGCCCGAGTTCGGCTGCCCGGGCGGTCTCCGCCTCGGCGTCGGTGCGCCCGGCCGCGTGCAGGGTGGCCAGGGTGGGGCGGGCGCCGGCGCTGGCCACGAGGAGGGTGTGGCGGGCGTCGGGGGAGAGCATCCCGAGCCGGTTGAGCACGAGGGCACGCAGCGAGGTCGGCACCGGCAGCGGCTCGCCCGGCCGGGGCGGGGTGGGGTTCTCGGCGAGCGCGCGGCCCAGCTCCAGCGCGAACAGTGGGTTGCCGCCGCTGGTGCGGTGGATGTCGCGGACCGTGGAGCGGGACAGCCCGGTGTAGCCGCGGTGCTCGAGCAGGGCGGCGACCTGGGTGCGGGAGAGCGGGCCGAGACGCAGGGCGAGGGTGTCCGGCGGGGACGCGCGTAGATGGCGGTCGTACTCCTCGTCCTGGGTCCGGGCGGCGCACAGCATCCGCACGGGCGTGTCGCCGAGGCGCCGGGCGGCGAAGCCGAGGAGTTCGGCGCTGGCCGGGTCCAGCCACTGGAGGTCGTCGGCGACGATCAGGACCGGACCCTCGGCGGCGAGCGCACGCAGGGTGGACAGAACGGCCAGGCGCAGCGCGAGTCCGTCGCGCTGGAGCGTGGATTCGCCGCGGCCGGTGAGCGCCGATTCCAGCGCGGTGCGCTGGGCAGCGGGCAGCTTGTCGCAGACCTCGTCCAGGACCAGACCGAGGAGGTCGGCGAGGGCGAGGAAGGGGAGATGGGATTCGGACTCGGTCGCGGAGCAGCGCAACACGGTCCGTGCCGCTTCGCCGTATTCCGCGGCCAATGCCCGCAGGACGGTCGACTTTCCTATTCCGGCGGGCCCGTGGAGCAGGACGCTGCCGCCCCGGGCGAGCTGCTCACGCGCGGCCATGAACGGCTCGTCCCGGCCGATGACCAGGTCGGGGCGGGATCTGGCAGGCTCCGTGAAGTCCCGTGGCACGGTCACCGCTCCCCTCCGTGTGTCGTGTCCTGGCCAATATTAGGCAACGTGTCTTTGAATTACGGAGTGCCTGCCGGGTGAGGGAAATAACAGCGCGAGGGCATAGGGAAATTCAAGGCACGGATGAATGAATGGGGGAGCGACTGCCAGGACGGCCCGCAGACCGCTCAAGACGGCCCGCGGACCCCTAAGGGAGCAGCCCCGCCCGGCGCGCCGCGACCACGGCCTGCCCACGGGTGTGCGCCCCGAGCTTGCGCATCGCCGAGCGCAGATACCCCTTCACCGTCTCCGGCCGCAGCCCAAGCCGCTCGGCGGTGACGGCGTTGGTGGCGCCCGAGCCCACACACGCCAGCACATCCAGCTCACGGGGCGCGAGGCCGACGTATGACGACGGGCCCTCGGCGGTCAGCAGTCCGCACACCTCCAGCAGTTCCGCCCGCAGCCCCGGCTCGGCGATCCGGGGCGCCAGCGCCCGCAGCGCGGCGTGCGCCTCGCGCACCTGCTCCCACGCGGCCCCGTCCCCGCGCCGCTCCGGCTCCGGCCGCGCCGCGTTCAGCAGCTCGCGCGCCGACTCCTGGACGACCAGCGCCTGTTCCACGTCCCGCGCGGCATTCACGGCCGCCGTCAGCGTGCGGTCGCCGAGCGGCTGGGCGGTGCGCAGAGCGCCGTAGAGGACACCGCGCACCCGGCGCCGTACGACAACCGGCACCGCGAGGACCGAGCGCAGGCCCTCGGCGGCGACGGCGGTGTCGTACTCGTGGCTGATCTGCCGCGAGGAGGAGTAGTCCGTCACCGCGCAGGGGCGGGCCAGGGCGACCGCGCGGCCGCCGAGACCGGTGCCGGAGGTCACCGCGAGCCGGCTCAGCGAGCGCGTGGCGGTGCCGTTGAGTTCGCTGATGAGCATCTGTGGTCGGACGGACTCCACCAGACCGCCGAACGCGACCGGGAGTCCGGTCGAGCGCCGCAGCCGGACCAGCGCACCGCGGATCTCCGCGGCTCCTGCGACATCTGCTGCCAACTGCCCGCCCTTCCTGTGCGGCGTACACCCCCGTTCGGGGGTAGTGAGAGGTGCATCACGGATTACACGATGGCAGGGAGCCGCCCGGCAATGGTCCGGTGATGAGGAGGACGAATGACGGCGACCGAGGACTTCCGCAGGGCACGGGACTTTCTGCTGGAGCACCGCGAGGACTACGCCACCGCCTACGAAGGATTCGCCTGGCCCCGCCCCGAGCGATTCAACTGGGCGCTCGACTGGTTCGACGTCATCGCGGACGGCAATGACCGCACCGCCCTGCACATCGTCGAGGAGGACGGCACCGAGGCGCGGCTGACCTTCGCCGAGATGTCCGCCCGTTCCAACCGGGTTGCGAACTGGCTGCGCGCCCGGGGTATCGGGGCCGAGGACCGCGTCCTGGTCATGCTCGGCAACCAGACCGAGCTGTGGGAGACGGCGCTGGCCGCGATGAAGCTGCGCGCGGTCGTCATCCCGGCCACCCCGCTGCTCGGACCCGCCGATCTGCGCGACCGGGTGGAGCGCGGGCGGGTCCGGCAGGTGATCGTGCGGTCCGAGGACACCGGCAAGTTCGACGAGGTGCCCGGTGACTACACCCGCGTCGTCGTCGGCGGCGCGCGCGAGGGCTGGCAGACGTACGAGGACGCCTACGCGGCCCCCGCCGCCTTCACCCCGGACGGACCGACCCGCGCCGACGACCCGCTGATGCTCTACTTCACCTCCGGAACCACCGCCCGGCCCAAGCTCGTCGAGCACACCCACGTCTCGTACCCCGTCGGCCATCTCGCCACCATGTACTGGATCGGCCTCAAGCCCGGCGATGTGCACCTCAACATCTCCTCGCCGGGCTGGGCCAAGCACGCCTGGTCCAACCTGTTCGCACCGTGGAACGCCGAGGCGACCGTCTTCCTGCACAACTACACCCGCTTCGACCCGGCCCGGCTGATGGCGGAGATGGACCGGGCGGGCGTCACGACCTTCTGCGCCCCGCCGACGGTGTGGCGCATGCTCATCCAGGCCGATCTGACCGCGCTGCGCACGCCGCCGCGCGAGGCCGTGGCGGCGGGGGAGCCGCTGAACCCCGAGGTCATCGAGCAGGTCCGACGGGCCTGGGGCGTCACCATCCGGGACGGCTTCGGCCAGACCGAGACCGCCGTACAGGTGTCCAACAGCCCCGGCCAGCCCCTGAAGACGGGCTCCATGGGGCGGCCCAGCCCCGGCTACCGGGTCGAACTGCTGGACCCGGTCTCCGGCGCGCCCGGCGCGGCCGAGGGCGAGATCGCGCTCGACCTGTCGGCCCGCCCCGTCGGCCTGATGACCGGCTACCACGGCGACGCCGACCGTACGGCGGAGGCGATGGCGGGCGGCTACTACCGCACCGGAGACGTCGCGTCGAGAGACGAAGAGGGCTATCTGACCTACATCGGGCGCAGCGACGACGTCTTCAAGGCCTCCGACTACAAGATCAGCCCCTTCGAGCTGGAGAGCGCCCTGCTGGAGCACGAGGCGGTCGCCGAAGCCGCTGTCGTCCCCGCCCCCGACGAGCTGCGCCTCGCAGTCCCCAAGGCCTACGTCGTGCTCGCCGACGGCTGGGAGCCGGGACCCGACACCGCGAAGGTCCTCTTCGAGCACTCCCGTGAGGTCCTCGCCCCCTACAAGCGAGTCCGCCGACTCGAGTTCGCGCCCCTGCCCAAGACCGTCTCCGGCAAGATCCGCCGGATCGAACTCCGTGAGGCCACGGCGGCCGGCTCGGACAACGAGTACCGCGAGGAGGACTTCCGGTGACCGCACTGTCGTACACGCACGGAACCGGCGCGACCGCCCTCCTCGGCGACACGATCGGGGACAACCTGGCACGCACGGCCGCCACTTGGCCCGAGCGGGAGGCACTCGTCGACGTCCCCTCGGGGCGGCGCTGGACGTACGACCGACTCATGGCCGACGTCGACGAGTTGGCGTACGCGCTGCTCGCGAGCGGGATCGCCAAGGGTGACCGGGTCGGGATCTGGGCCGTCAACTGCCCCGAGTGGGTGCTCGTCCAGTACGCCACCGCCCGCATCGGCGCGATCATGGTCAACATCAACCCGGCGTACCGCGTGCACGAGGTCGAGTACGTGCTCAAGCAGGCCGGGATCTCCCTGCTCTTCGCCTCGCTCGGCCACAAGACCAGCGACTACCGGGCCATGGTCGACGAGGTGCGGGGCAACTGCCCCGACCTGCGCGAGGCCGTGTACTTCGGCGCCCCGAGCTGGGACGCGCTGCTCGCCCGCGCCACCCCGAGTGACCTGCCGACCGACCTGTCCTGCGACGACCCGGTCAACATCCAGTACACCTCGGGCACGACCGGCTTCCCCAAAGGGGCCACGCTCTCCCACCACAACATCCTCAACAACGGGTATTTCGTGGGGGAGTTGATCGCGTACACCGAACAGGACCGGGTGTGTCTGCCCGTGCCCTTCTACCACTGCTTCGGCATGGTCATGGGGAACCTGGCGGCCACGTCCCACGGCGCCTGCATCGTCATCCCGGCACCCTCCTTCGAACCCAAGGCCACCCTGGACGCCGTCCAGCAGGAGCGCTGCACTTCCCTGTACGGCGTACCGACCATGTTCATCGCGGAGTTGAACCACCCCGACTTCGCCTCGTACGACCTCTCCTCCCTGCGCACGGGCATCATGGCGGGCTCGCCCTGTCCGGTGGAGGTGATGAAGCGGGTGGTCAGCGAGATGAACATGGCCGAGGTGTCGATCTGTTACGGCATGACGGAGACCTCGCCCGTCTCCACGCAGACCCGGATGGACGACGACCTGGAACACCGCACCGGCACCGTCGGCCGCGTCCTGCCGCACGTCGAGGTGAAGATCGTCGACCCGGCGACCGGAGTGACCCAACCCCGGGGCAAGGCAGGCGAGTTGTGCACCCGCGGCTACAGCGTGATGCTCGGCTACTGGAACGAACCGGAGAAGACCGCCGAGGCCGTCGACCCCGCCCGCTGGATGCACACCGGCGACCTCGCGATGATGCGCGAGGACGGGTACGTCGAGATCGTCGGCCGGATCAAGGACATGATCATCCGGGGCGGCGAGAACATCTACCCCCGCGAGATCGAGGAGTTCCTCTACGCCCACCCGAAGATCGCCGACGTCCAGGTCATCGGCGTCCCGCACGAGCGCTACGGCGAGGAGGTCCTGGCCTGCGTCATCCCGCGCGACCCGGCCGACCCGCCGACGCTGGAGGACGTACGGGCCTTCTGCGAGGGGCAGTTGGCGCACTACAAGATCCCGGCCGGGGTGCGGGTGCTTGACTCGTTCCCGATGACGGTGTCCGGAAAGGTACGCAAGATCGAGCTGAGGGAGCGGTACTCGGCCTGACCGCCGCCGAAACATTCGATCACAGCGGGCCGCGGCCCGTAAGATCGGGTGCCTGGGGGTGGTTATGGGCAGGATGCGCCCTGGCTCGCCGACGCTGGAGGAAGTCGCGGCCCTCGCCGGTGTCGGGCGTGGCACCGTCTCGCGGGTCATCAACAACGCGGCGGGCGTGAAGGATTCGACGCGCCGTGCCGTTGAGCGGGCCATCGCCGAACTGGGCTATGTGCCCAATCTGGCCGCCCGCTCCCTGGCCGGGCGGCGCGCGGACGCCGTGGCGCTGGCGATGACGGAGCGGGACTGGCGGCTGTTCGGGGAGCCGTTCTTCTCGGAGATCGTTCGGTCGGTCGGCGACGCCCTCGCCGACACCTCGGTGCAACTGCTGCTCACCCTGGTCCGCACGGACGCCGAGCGGCGGCGCTTCGTCGAGTACGCGCGCGGCGGGCGGGTGGACGGGGTGCTGCTGATGTCCGTGCGGGCCGAGGACAAGCTGCCCGACATGCTGGCCGAGGCCGGGCTGCCCACCGTGCTGCTCGGCCGTCGCTCGGGCGACGAGCACGTCACCTACGTGGACGCAGACAACGTCGGCGGCGCCCGGGGCGCGGTCGAGCATCTGCTGCGCGGTGGGCGCAGGAGGATCGCCGCGGTCACAGGTCCGCTCGACATGTACGTCACCCAGTGCCGACTGCGCGGCTACCAGGAGGCGCTCGCCGACGCGGGCCTAGATCCGCTGCCCTCGCTGGTCGTCGAGGGGGACTTCACCGAGGACAGCGGGCGTCGGGCGACGGCCCAACTCCTCGAACGGCACCCGGACATGGACGCCGTCTTCGCCGCCTCGGACACCATGGCCGCCGGAGCGCTGGGCGTGCTGCGGGCCGCCGGACGCCGGGTGCCCGAGGACGTCGCGGTGATCGGCTTCGACGACTTCACGCTCGCCCAGCACACCGAACCCTCGCTGACGACGGTCCGTCAGCCGTTGGAGGAGATCGGGCGGACCATGGTGCGGCTGCTGCTCGAGGAGATGGAGCAGCCCGAGGTGGCCTGGCGGCACGTCATCCTGCGCACGCGGCTGGTGGTCCGCGACTCGGCCTGAAGCCGCCTTCTTCGCAGAAAGGCCCTTCGGGAGCGCTCCCAAATGCTGGGCCTCGCCCAGGTGTTGCTGGGCCACCCTGCTTGACCTGCCGCTTCGAAATCCATTCGACGCAATTCGCGCGCACAGGGTTGTCAGGGACATGGACGGACTCCTACAGTCCGGACCGAACCGGTGGGGTGGGAGCGCTCCCATCAGTGGGGAGTTGGGAGCGCTCCCGATCCGGCCCCCGATGAATCCGGAGCCATCTCCGAGAGAGGCACCCGCATGCGACCGTTACCGCACCGTCCCCGCACCGCGCGCGGCCTGTTCGCCGCGCTGCTCTCCGCTCTCGCCGCCGTCGCGGCCCTGCTCGTCGCGACACCGCCGGCCCAGGCCGACACCACGATCTGCGAGCAGTACGGCTCGGCCGTCATCCAGGGGCGCTACGTCGTCCAGAACAACCGCTGGGGCACCAGCGCCACCCAGTGCGTCACCGCCACCGACACCGGCTTCCGGGTCGCCCAGGCCGACGGCTCGGTACCCACCAACGGCGCCCCGAAGTCGTACCCGTCGATCTTCAACGGCTGCCATTACACGAACTGCTCGCCGGGCACCAGCCTTCCGGCGCAGGTCAGCACCGTCTCCAGCGCGCCCAGCAGCATCTCCTACGGCTATGTCTCGGGCGCCGTGTACAACGCCTCGTACGACATCTGGCTGGACCCGACGCCCCGCACCGACGGCGTCAACCGGACCGAGATCATGATCTGGTTCAACCGGGTGGGTCCGATCCAGCCGATCGGCTCGCCGGTGGGCAACGCCACCGTCGGCGGCCGCACTTGGGAGGTGTGGACCGGCAGCAACGGCTCCAACGACGTGATCTCCTTCGTCGCTCCCTCGGCGATCAGCAGCTGGAGCTTCGACGTCATGGACTTCGTCGACCAGGCCGTCGCCCGGGGCCTGGCGCAGAGCAACTGGTATCTGACCAGCGTCCAGGCCGGGTTCGAGCCGTGGCAGAACGGCGCCGGGCTCGCGGTGAACTCCTTCTCCTCCACCGTCAACACCGGCGGCGGCGACCCGGGCGGCCCCGGCGATCCGGCGACGGCCTGCCAGGTGACCTACGCCACCAATGTCTGGCAGGGCGGCTTCACCGCCAATGTCACGGTCAAGAACACCGGTTCCAGTGCTGTGGACACCTGGAAGCTCGGCTTCACCCTGCCCTCGGGGCAGCAGGTCACCAACTCCTGGAACGCCACCCTGTCCGGCTCCTCGGGCGCACTCACGGCCAGCGCCGTGGCACACAACGCGAAGATCGCCCCCGGCGCCAACCAGACCTTCGGCTTCCAGGGCACCTACAGCGGCACGTTCGCGCAGCCGGCCGGGTTCAGCCTCAACGGAACCGCCTGCGCCGGCGCCTGACCTCGCCCAGGGCCCGCCGAACGCGTACGTCCCCCACACCCCCTCGCCCGTCCGGAGCGTCGCCTTCCCGGGCGGGCGGGGGCTCCACAGCGGACAGCTACGACGAACGACAGGAGGCACCATGGTTCGACGCAGAAACCGGCTTCTCTCCTGGGCGGCAGTGCTGGCCACCCTGCTCAGCGGGCTGGGTCTTGCCTTGCTCGGGCAGGGCAGCGCGCAGGCGCACGGCGTGGCGATGATGCCCGGATCGCGGACCTACCTCTGCTATCTGGACGCCAAGACCACCACCGGCGCACTGGACCCGACGAACCCGGCGTGCAAGGCCGCGCTCGCCGAGAGCGGCGCCACGGCGCTGTACAACTGGTTCGCCGTGCTCGACTCCAACGCGGGCGGGCGCGGTCCGGGTTATGTACCGGACGGCAAGCTGTGCAGCGCGGGTGACCGTTCCCCGTACAACTTCACCGGCTACAACGCCGCCCGCGCCGACTGGCCCCGGACGCATCTGACCTCCGGGGCTTCGATGAAGGTCCGGTACAGCAACTGGGCGGCGCACCCGGGCGACTTCCGGGTGTATCTGTCCAAGCCGGGTTACTCGCCCGCCACCGAGTTGGGCTGGGACGATCTGGAGCTGATCCAGACGGTCACCAACCCGCCCCAGTCGGGCGGGCCGGGGAGCGAGTCCGGCCACTACTACTGGGACCTGAACCTGCCCGCGGGCCGCTCGGGCGACGCGGTGCTGTTCATCCAGTGGGTGCGGTCGGACAGCCAGGAGAACTTCTTCTCCTGCTCCGACATCGTCTTCGACGGCGGCAACGGCGAGGTGACGGGCATCCGTGACCCGGGCGGCACCCCCACGCCGACTCCCACCCCGACGCCGACGCCGACGCCCACCCCGACCGATCCGCACACCGGCTGTATGGCCGTGTACGCGGTGACGAACTCCTGGAGCGGCGGCTTCCAGGGCTCCGTCGAGGTCATGAACCACAACACGGCACCGCAGAACGGCTGGGCCGTGCGCTGGCAGCCGGGTGACGGCACCCGGATCAACAGTGTCTGGAACGGCGCGCTCAGTACCGGCTCCGACGGCACGGTCACGGTCAGGAACATGGACTACAACCGGACCATCGCCCCGGACGGCAGTGTCACCTTCGGCTTCACCGCCACCTCCACGGGCAACAACGTTCCGGTCGGCTCGATCGGCTGCGTCACCCCGTAACGGACCCTCGCGTCCCGGCAGCGCCGGCTCCCGTACCGCAGGGGGCCGGCGCGGTCGTGTCAGCCGGCGGAGGAGTCGAGTGCGTCGGCGTGGCTGTTGACCGGCTGCGGGGTGCCCGTGAGGTCCAGCACGAACAGGGGGACGCCGAGGGCGTCGGCCCTGGTGCGGGCCTGTGGGGCGTAACCGGCGAGGGAGAAGTAGGCGCAGTCGGACGACTCCGTCATGGCCGTCAGCCACAGGCACTCCACGTCCCGCACGGAGGCCGGGCGCACGGTCGGGTCGACCTGGGCCAGCAGGCCGCGGGCGGCGAGGCCGATGCCGTTCGGGGGCCGCTGGTCGGCGCGGCGGATGTCCCGGTAGCCGAGCCAGCGCAGATACAGCGCGGCGGCCGTGACCGCGTCCCGCGCGGTGCGGATCGTGACGGGCTGGAAGGCGGGCCGGTGCCGGGGGGCGGCCCCGCTCGTCCCCTCGGCGCCGGGCTCGGAGAGCGTGCCCGCCACGGGGATCCGCACCACCGTTCCGCATGGGCAGCCGAGCTCCGGATGCGGCCACTGGCTCTTGCGCCCGCAGGAGGCGCACTGCACGGTGACCCATTCCTCGGCCCAGACGCGATGCGTGACGGCGGACGGTGTGCCGCGCCGGTCGAGCGGCGGCGCGACGGGGGTGCCGCAGACGCACGGATAGGACGGAGCCGCGTACTGGTGCTCACGTCTGCAGGCCGGGCAGCACACCGCCACGCTCTGGGGCATGTCACCCATGGTGCTGCAGCGGGCCCCCGCTTGTCCGTCTCTTGACGGGCTTCGTCCCCCCACTTACATTGCTTCCAGATAGTAGAAATTACTTTCCGCAATACGGAAGAGCTCAACCGCGGGGCGCGACGGGGATGCGAATCCGACAGCCGAAGCAGGAGTACTCAATGGCTCGAATGACCGCTGCCCGAGCGGCAGTTGAGATCCTCAAGCGCGAGGGCGTCAGCAACGCGTTCGGTGTGCCGGGCGCGGCGATCAACCCGT of the Streptomyces sp. NBC_00287 genome contains:
- a CDS encoding GH12 family glycosyl hydrolase domain-containing protein, which produces MRPLPHRPRTARGLFAALLSALAAVAALLVATPPAQADTTICEQYGSAVIQGRYVVQNNRWGTSATQCVTATDTGFRVAQADGSVPTNGAPKSYPSIFNGCHYTNCSPGTSLPAQVSTVSSAPSSISYGYVSGAVYNASYDIWLDPTPRTDGVNRTEIMIWFNRVGPIQPIGSPVGNATVGGRTWEVWTGSNGSNDVISFVAPSAISSWSFDVMDFVDQAVARGLAQSNWYLTSVQAGFEPWQNGAGLAVNSFSSTVNTGGGDPGGPGDPATACQVTYATNVWQGGFTANVTVKNTGSSAVDTWKLGFTLPSGQQVTNSWNATLSGSSGALTASAVAHNAKIAPGANQTFGFQGTYSGTFAQPAGFSLNGTACAGA
- a CDS encoding lytic polysaccharide monooxygenase auxiliary activity family 9 protein, with the protein product MVRRRNRLLSWAAVLATLLSGLGLALLGQGSAQAHGVAMMPGSRTYLCYLDAKTTTGALDPTNPACKAALAESGATALYNWFAVLDSNAGGRGPGYVPDGKLCSAGDRSPYNFTGYNAARADWPRTHLTSGASMKVRYSNWAAHPGDFRVYLSKPGYSPATELGWDDLELIQTVTNPPQSGGPGSESGHYYWDLNLPAGRSGDAVLFIQWVRSDSQENFFSCSDIVFDGGNGEVTGIRDPGGTPTPTPTPTPTPTPTPTDPHTGCMAVYAVTNSWSGGFQGSVEVMNHNTAPQNGWAVRWQPGDGTRINSVWNGALSTGSDGTVTVRNMDYNRTIAPDGSVTFGFTATSTGNNVPVGSIGCVTP
- a CDS encoding AMP-binding protein codes for the protein MTATEDFRRARDFLLEHREDYATAYEGFAWPRPERFNWALDWFDVIADGNDRTALHIVEEDGTEARLTFAEMSARSNRVANWLRARGIGAEDRVLVMLGNQTELWETALAAMKLRAVVIPATPLLGPADLRDRVERGRVRQVIVRSEDTGKFDEVPGDYTRVVVGGAREGWQTYEDAYAAPAAFTPDGPTRADDPLMLYFTSGTTARPKLVEHTHVSYPVGHLATMYWIGLKPGDVHLNISSPGWAKHAWSNLFAPWNAEATVFLHNYTRFDPARLMAEMDRAGVTTFCAPPTVWRMLIQADLTALRTPPREAVAAGEPLNPEVIEQVRRAWGVTIRDGFGQTETAVQVSNSPGQPLKTGSMGRPSPGYRVELLDPVSGAPGAAEGEIALDLSARPVGLMTGYHGDADRTAEAMAGGYYRTGDVASRDEEGYLTYIGRSDDVFKASDYKISPFELESALLEHEAVAEAAVVPAPDELRLAVPKAYVVLADGWEPGPDTAKVLFEHSREVLAPYKRVRRLEFAPLPKTVSGKIRRIELREATAAGSDNEYREEDFR
- a CDS encoding AMP-binding protein, encoding MTALSYTHGTGATALLGDTIGDNLARTAATWPEREALVDVPSGRRWTYDRLMADVDELAYALLASGIAKGDRVGIWAVNCPEWVLVQYATARIGAIMVNINPAYRVHEVEYVLKQAGISLLFASLGHKTSDYRAMVDEVRGNCPDLREAVYFGAPSWDALLARATPSDLPTDLSCDDPVNIQYTSGTTGFPKGATLSHHNILNNGYFVGELIAYTEQDRVCLPVPFYHCFGMVMGNLAATSHGACIVIPAPSFEPKATLDAVQQERCTSLYGVPTMFIAELNHPDFASYDLSSLRTGIMAGSPCPVEVMKRVVSEMNMAEVSICYGMTETSPVSTQTRMDDDLEHRTGTVGRVLPHVEVKIVDPATGVTQPRGKAGELCTRGYSVMLGYWNEPEKTAEAVDPARWMHTGDLAMMREDGYVEIVGRIKDMIIRGGENIYPREIEEFLYAHPKIADVQVIGVPHERYGEEVLACVIPRDPADPPTLEDVRAFCEGQLAHYKIPAGVRVLDSFPMTVSGKVRKIELRERYSA
- a CDS encoding LacI family DNA-binding transcriptional regulator is translated as MGRMRPGSPTLEEVAALAGVGRGTVSRVINNAAGVKDSTRRAVERAIAELGYVPNLAARSLAGRRADAVALAMTERDWRLFGEPFFSEIVRSVGDALADTSVQLLLTLVRTDAERRRFVEYARGGRVDGVLLMSVRAEDKLPDMLAEAGLPTVLLGRRSGDEHVTYVDADNVGGARGAVEHLLRGGRRRIAAVTGPLDMYVTQCRLRGYQEALADAGLDPLPSLVVEGDFTEDSGRRATAQLLERHPDMDAVFAASDTMAAGALGVLRAAGRRVPEDVAVIGFDDFTLAQHTEPSLTTVRQPLEEIGRTMVRLLLEEMEQPEVAWRHVILRTRLVVRDSA
- a CDS encoding helix-turn-helix transcriptional regulator, which produces MTVPRDFTEPARSRPDLVIGRDEPFMAAREQLARGGSVLLHGPAGIGKSTVLRALAAEYGEAARTVLRCSATESESHLPFLALADLLGLVLDEVCDKLPAAQRTALESALTGRGESTLQRDGLALRLAVLSTLRALAAEGPVLIVADDLQWLDPASAELLGFAARRLGDTPVRMLCAARTQDEEYDRHLRASPPDTLALRLGPLSRTQVAALLEHRGYTGLSRSTVRDIHRTSGGNPLFALELGRALAENPTPPRPGEPLPVPTSLRALVLNRLGMLSPDARHTLLVASAGARPTLATLHAAGRTDAEAETARAAELGLLATESEGPAVRFAHPLISAALYAEAPAQERRAAHAALSTAASDPIERARHLALATTGTDPEVAAALAEAAALARDRGAPSVAASLGRLAARHTPAELGPRRVRQSGDAAAGGAASAEQRTPAHDTGAPWGQLGAYAPDTGAPSGEPRTQAHDTGAPSGEPRAQAYDTTAASGEARAQAHDTGAPSGDPRTHAQGTTAASGEARAQAHDTGAPSGDPRTHAQGTTAASGDPRTQAHDTTPADRTPPGPQDLLLQAAEDAITAGELDLARDIAREVLSGSTVPVQRVRAWIVVIETAGHAMTEVDAVFPQALADAGDDPRLLALIHYQLAWRALLVDGDFDPAREEAAYSAELAARGGDRYTELMALAFRAQIETLMGHPDAPATIKRALREPQDPRVACHHNGAGYARFRWLVMSDQLPEARATVTALLREVRRHGAVESEVHFLRGLAETELRTGHCARALDLARESLRLARDTGIGEVASAVLTSLTEAAGGEVDRALALAREALDHAEQDGDQMYVSRALAALGHAQLVAGDAPAAVASLRRVRELEQGLGITDPARGRWHGDLAEALVRIGETEEAQDVIDTTRARALRLGRESVLAVLDRAEALVRAARGEREAAAVQLTSVQDRLAKLGYGLEEARAAFAVAALRTRRPGPTSYDEAARLFRRCRALPWLRQVESAAAAPAPEPAPAPTAALDALDSLASMERQVAALVMEGATNREIAARLFISVKTVEATLTRVYRKLGIRSRVDIVRLAAGRSGN
- a CDS encoding helix-turn-helix transcriptional regulator — encoded protein: MAADVAGAAEIRGALVRLRRSTGLPVAFGGLVESVRPQMLISELNGTATRSLSRLAVTSGTGLGGRAVALARPCAVTDYSSSRQISHEYDTAVAAEGLRSVLAVPVVVRRRVRGVLYGALRTAQPLGDRTLTAAVNAARDVEQALVVQESARELLNAARPEPERRGDGAAWEQVREAHAALRALAPRIAEPGLRAELLEVCGLLTAEGPSSYVGLAPRELDVLACVGSGATNAVTAERLGLRPETVKGYLRSAMRKLGAHTRGQAVVAARRAGLLP